The following are encoded together in the Dyella terrae genome:
- a CDS encoding type II secretion system F family protein, producing the protein MVVAVVALVAGLALLANEAVRHVRQRRVESRVIDRALQLPSTSGTTDAETEHEEHGWQVVVRWLDLLGKRFERSRLGQALITPEDRMLLGQINRNTGEGRAVFLGLRLALAMAVPLPVLLWQAPSGFRAFVVFIGAAAFGLIAPKFALSAWAQRLRKRADSELPLLIDLLRLLQGVGFSVDQSLQMVADRFQEAMPLLSREVGDANALYLRGRSRMQSLHRLCEFDNDGLKTLVQILVQVHEHGGAVQEPLRQFGDRLREQRKLRMKEQSGKLSVKMTVVMMLTLIPALMVVLAGPAVISLIASMTKLQGH; encoded by the coding sequence ATGGTGGTTGCGGTCGTGGCGCTGGTCGCCGGCCTCGCCTTGCTCGCCAACGAAGCGGTGCGGCACGTGCGGCAACGGCGCGTGGAGAGCCGCGTGATCGATCGCGCGCTGCAACTTCCTTCCACCAGCGGCACCACCGATGCCGAAACGGAGCATGAGGAACATGGTTGGCAGGTCGTCGTGCGTTGGCTCGACTTGCTGGGCAAGCGCTTTGAACGCAGCCGGCTGGGGCAGGCGCTGATTACGCCGGAAGACCGCATGCTACTCGGGCAGATCAACCGCAACACGGGCGAGGGACGCGCCGTGTTTCTGGGCCTGCGGCTTGCGCTGGCCATGGCGGTGCCTTTGCCGGTGCTGCTGTGGCAAGCGCCGAGCGGATTCCGTGCATTCGTAGTATTCATCGGTGCGGCCGCTTTCGGCCTGATCGCGCCCAAGTTTGCGCTGAGCGCCTGGGCCCAGCGTCTGCGCAAGCGCGCCGACAGCGAACTACCGCTCCTGATTGATCTGCTACGTCTCCTACAAGGCGTGGGCTTCAGCGTGGACCAGAGCCTGCAGATGGTCGCCGATCGCTTCCAGGAAGCCATGCCATTGCTGAGCCGCGAAGTAGGCGACGCCAACGCACTGTATCTGCGCGGACGCTCACGCATGCAATCACTGCATCGCTTGTGCGAGTTCGACAACGACGGCCTGAAGACCCTCGTGCAGATTCTGGTGCAGGTGCACGAACACGGCGGCGCCGTGCAGGAGCCGCTGCGTCAGTTCGGTGACCGCTTGCGCGAGCAGCGCAAGCTGCGCATGAAGGAGCAGAGCGGCAAGCTCTCCGTGAAGATGACCGTGGTGATGATGCTCACCCTGATACCGGCGCTGATGGTCGTGCTTGCAGGGCCGGCGGTTATCTCGCTCATCGCCAGCATGACCAAGCTGCAAGGACACTGA
- a CDS encoding DUF2968 domain-containing protein, which yields MKALTRSASPRCVLFAMGTMVLMATSACASAPATANNPMPQAVAAPAATPPRVPLNTVESLRQLIDNHQLTEIRTTYNSTYGASLLFRPETLGYYVVLFHGKEFWRVMQTDSFDDAESLYRTFVAQTQTLGQVEIDTLRLDAGNKYAEHMISVNEAKLRSLQQDANNQQQQARQVAEAQEQSRQQAVTLSSDLHNTNAQLDAVKQQIRALEAVQANPALVLPTPAPPPASTTATPTTQPQQQPPATP from the coding sequence ATGAAGGCTTTGACTCGCAGCGCGAGCCCACGATGTGTGCTGTTCGCCATGGGCACCATGGTCCTCATGGCCACGTCGGCCTGCGCCAGCGCACCCGCCACGGCCAACAACCCGATGCCCCAGGCGGTGGCCGCTCCGGCCGCCACGCCGCCCAGGGTGCCGTTGAATACGGTCGAGAGCCTGCGTCAGCTGATCGATAACCACCAGCTCACCGAAATACGCACGACGTACAACAGCACCTACGGTGCAAGCCTGCTGTTCCGTCCGGAAACGCTGGGCTATTACGTGGTGCTGTTTCACGGCAAGGAGTTCTGGCGCGTGATGCAGACAGACTCCTTCGATGATGCCGAAAGCCTTTACCGCACCTTTGTGGCGCAGACGCAGACGCTGGGCCAGGTCGAAATCGACACCTTGCGCCTGGATGCCGGCAACAAGTACGCCGAGCACATGATCTCGGTGAACGAAGCCAAGCTGCGTAGCCTGCAGCAGGATGCGAACAACCAGCAACAACAGGCCCGCCAGGTGGCCGAGGCGCAGGAACAGTCGCGCCAGCAGGCCGTCACGCTTAGTAGCGATCTGCACAACACCAATGCGCAGCTCGATGCGGTGAAGCAGCAGATCCGCGCACTGGAAGCCGTGCAGGCCAACCCGGCGCTGGTGCTGCCCACACCGGCTCCCCCACCGGCAAGCACCACCGCCACGCCGACGACGCAGCCGCAACAGCAGCCACCCGCTACGCCCTGA
- a CDS encoding CpaF family protein, translating into METPLNSSSALLAAALRRADVSARLHGADLPFEQTQQFQDVLSAAHEFLLNRIEDQRIDIASWSRSTVTKYVETETASFVQEWRIPVNESEMQQVSGALVKELTGFGPLDDLLLDADVEDILINGHDDVYVSRGGILRRENIRFSDNHHLLRIVRRILAPLGRRLDDSNPMVDARLPNGGRLNAIIEPLSVTGPCVSIRKFRKDPFTPDELQEKGTFDRAIRTLLEAMVLGRCNIIVSGGTSSGKTSLLNALASFIPSQERVITIEDTAELSLNHPHVVRLESRLGSFDGEGAVSIRDLVRNSLRMRPDRIVVGEVRGTEVLEMLQAMNTGHDGSMSTIHANSPRDALYRLEMLAGFAGFQGSENSLRRQIASAVDFIVQIARLSNGRRVISSITEVTGVGDNILTTQDMYRHDPFVDRDGKDVDRWMSLGLQPHTTKLEPFRQMLRESSGPFA; encoded by the coding sequence ATGGAAACGCCGCTGAACTCGTCCAGTGCGTTGCTGGCCGCTGCGCTGCGCAGGGCGGACGTGTCGGCCCGACTGCACGGGGCGGACTTGCCGTTCGAGCAAACTCAGCAATTCCAGGACGTGCTGTCCGCCGCGCACGAGTTCCTGCTCAATCGCATCGAAGACCAGCGCATCGACATTGCGTCATGGTCACGCAGCACCGTTACGAAGTACGTGGAGACGGAAACCGCGAGCTTCGTGCAGGAGTGGCGCATCCCGGTCAACGAATCGGAGATGCAGCAGGTATCCGGTGCACTAGTTAAGGAACTGACCGGTTTCGGTCCCCTCGACGACCTGCTGCTGGATGCAGACGTCGAGGACATCCTGATCAACGGACACGATGACGTGTACGTGTCACGTGGCGGCATACTCCGGCGCGAAAACATCCGTTTCAGCGACAACCACCATCTGCTGCGCATCGTGCGTCGCATCCTGGCACCGCTCGGACGTCGCCTGGACGACTCCAATCCCATGGTGGACGCCCGCCTGCCCAATGGCGGCCGCCTCAACGCCATCATCGAGCCGCTGTCGGTCACCGGGCCCTGCGTCTCCATCCGCAAATTCCGCAAGGACCCATTCACCCCCGACGAGTTGCAGGAGAAAGGCACCTTCGATCGCGCGATCCGCACGCTACTGGAAGCGATGGTGCTCGGTCGCTGCAACATCATCGTGTCCGGCGGTACCAGCTCGGGCAAGACCTCGCTGCTCAACGCACTGGCGAGCTTTATTCCGTCCCAAGAGCGTGTGATCACCATTGAGGACACTGCCGAGCTTTCGCTTAATCATCCGCACGTGGTGCGCCTAGAGAGCCGCCTGGGCAGCTTCGACGGCGAGGGTGCAGTGAGCATTCGCGACCTGGTGCGAAACAGCCTGCGCATGCGCCCCGACCGCATCGTAGTGGGCGAGGTACGCGGTACCGAAGTACTGGAAATGCTGCAGGCCATGAACACCGGCCACGACGGTTCCATGTCTACCATCCACGCCAACTCGCCGCGTGATGCGCTGTATCGCCTCGAGATGCTCGCTGGTTTCGCCGGCTTCCAGGGAAGTGAGAACAGCCTGCGTCGCCAGATCGCGAGCGCGGTGGATTTCATCGTGCAGATCGCCCGACTCAGCAACGGCCGTCGCGTGATTTCTTCGATCACCGAAGTCACCGGCGTTGGTGACAACATCCTCACCACGCAGGACATGTACCGGCATGACCCGTTCGTCGACCGCGACGGTAAGGATGTCGACCGCTGGATGAGCCTGGGCCTGCAACCGCATACCACCAAGTTGGAGCCATTCCGGCAGATGCTGCGCGAAAGCAGCGGGCCTTTCGCATGA
- a CDS encoding AAA family ATPase has product MQANPTVVTLAKPTLEPTLLLYSPDENNAQRFSARLRNLVTLSWCDSNQFSASRRVLDQHQPRLVLLDFSKGYTDASAEIARQLMALDPGLTLLGIGAAASDRGAGVLGAMRAGLKEFIDIDAGDEEILEQLKTALEQLKTAASGQPARAVKRGQLVLVCGVRPGLGSSTLAAHLGALAASAKPQTDAPDSANNVMLLDLGHSSGDVGLYLGTGGDFHLDDALRNANRVDATLVRTAVPRHASGTAVLGQPRERNISLAGAEVAPLLERLLSMFDLVLCDLDSRALDDVAHSLLKLADEIWLVTDQSIGSMVALDACLRQLERAQARDLRVSLVVNRYDEACGITGARMSERFSLPLLATLPERSRPLRAAANRGSLLHETSPNDAYVRALSPLLSRFRLRVKREADKGSLKALLNRLGGNLWKRR; this is encoded by the coding sequence ATGCAGGCGAATCCCACTGTAGTGACCCTCGCGAAGCCGACACTGGAACCCACGCTGCTGCTGTACTCGCCCGACGAGAACAACGCGCAGCGCTTCTCTGCCCGCCTACGCAACCTGGTGACGTTGTCGTGGTGCGACAGCAACCAGTTCTCGGCCAGTCGCCGCGTACTGGACCAACATCAGCCTCGTCTTGTGCTGCTCGATTTCTCCAAGGGCTATACGGATGCATCCGCAGAGATCGCGCGCCAGCTGATGGCACTCGACCCCGGTCTGACCCTGCTGGGTATCGGCGCGGCTGCGTCCGATCGCGGCGCGGGCGTGCTGGGTGCGATGCGCGCGGGTCTGAAGGAATTCATCGACATCGACGCAGGCGACGAGGAAATCCTCGAGCAATTGAAGACCGCGCTGGAACAGCTGAAAACGGCTGCTTCGGGCCAGCCAGCCCGCGCAGTGAAGCGCGGACAGCTCGTGCTGGTGTGTGGCGTTCGCCCCGGCTTGGGTAGCAGCACCTTGGCGGCGCATCTAGGCGCACTGGCCGCTTCCGCCAAACCGCAGACGGATGCGCCGGACAGCGCCAACAACGTAATGCTGCTGGACCTCGGTCATTCCAGCGGCGACGTCGGCCTTTACCTGGGCACCGGCGGCGACTTCCATCTTGACGACGCCCTGCGCAACGCCAATCGGGTCGACGCCACGCTGGTCCGTACCGCGGTGCCGCGCCATGCCAGTGGCACCGCCGTGCTTGGGCAGCCGCGCGAGCGGAACATCAGCCTCGCCGGCGCTGAAGTCGCTCCCTTGCTGGAGCGTCTGCTCTCCATGTTCGACCTAGTGTTGTGCGATCTCGACAGTCGAGCACTGGACGACGTCGCTCACTCACTACTCAAGCTGGCCGATGAAATCTGGTTGGTGACCGACCAGTCGATTGGCTCAATGGTGGCGCTGGATGCGTGCCTGCGCCAACTGGAACGTGCGCAAGCACGCGACCTGCGCGTGTCACTGGTGGTGAACCGCTACGACGAAGCCTGCGGCATTACCGGCGCCCGCATGTCGGAACGCTTCAGTCTGCCATTGCTCGCCACCCTGCCGGAACGTTCGCGCCCGCTGCGCGCGGCGGCCAATCGCGGGTCCCTGTTGCACGAAACCTCGCCGAACGATGCCTATGTACGCGCGCTCTCGCCCTTGCTCTCCCGCTTCCGTCTGCGCGTGAAGCGCGAGGCCGACAAGGGGTCCCTGAAAGCGTTGCTCAACCGACTGGGGGGTAACCTATGGAAACGCCGCTGA
- a CDS encoding DUF3613 domain-containing protein, which translates to MMPSTICVHARWIAIALIASTTCLGVSAQQAPITGQMLGPTDSPAAANAPATSPTPAPVQPTPVADATPQIGDVTRQLLSMQAQGTHAGKLLPIPGQQASASYQRYLKSFEHPIPEFYEAAVSKNSTGGSGSSNMP; encoded by the coding sequence ATGATGCCATCGACGATTTGCGTGCACGCACGATGGATTGCCATCGCGCTGATCGCCTCTACGACATGCCTTGGTGTGAGCGCGCAACAGGCGCCGATCACCGGACAGATGCTTGGGCCCACCGACTCACCCGCAGCCGCGAATGCGCCCGCCACTTCACCGACGCCTGCGCCCGTCCAACCGACGCCGGTTGCCGATGCAACGCCCCAGATCGGTGACGTGACGAGGCAGTTACTCAGCATGCAGGCGCAGGGCACGCACGCAGGCAAGCTGCTGCCCATACCGGGCCAGCAAGCCTCGGCGAGCTATCAGCGCTACCTCAAGAGCTTCGAACACCCGATCCCCGAGTTCTATGAGGCCGCAGTGTCCAAGAACAGCACCGGCGGATCAGGCTCCTCAAACATGCCGTGA
- a CDS encoding TadG family pilus assembly protein yields MPYAFHERKSRCWVRDHSGRVQRGATAVTMLLMLLFLLSMLGMVEVGYLYWARRDTQRVADLAALAGAQQLTACASNNMGNTAASGNALVENKFTSSGTLTIQCGTWDPVANASISDHFSTTVSGSTPNAVKVVAQRPVLPIWGFAGNLPNVSAEAVASSQEPTAVFSIGSTLATVSGQSPLGQALSAVGLTIPEASLVGYQGLANATITPSGLLNQLGVQIPANISVGGLNQLLASSVQAHALIDVLNAVVNAAGQQQLLSANATLVNAVTAAIGSAPGQVTLGSNGPTSGLFAQITAPDSAGLQSALNAQVSALQLISTAVAVATGQHALSGNLSTPAGAIPGLSISTAFAVIEPPQIGIGGVGATASTAQVRAFVNVQFNSASIPLVGALLSPLVSISLNLPIAIDLVNAQATVASLCTSTNGSPQTATFNVTSSILQMCVGGITQASAFSTAGSCAQIPITNTNPLLTVKAAGAVLAQVGNPFTLTGLSANGTGTLTAGTSANIPSNGTTLNIGTAVSNLFTALTTALITQSTTPSSSSGISLPLATDLWNNNVASHTGLTPNLNQLSAALNQLSSSTTGLQGFLQNTTSSVGNILGSTLTLNIPGLLTGTGNLLGGVVNLLGGVLTQTVCALGNQPSCIAAIQTAMNGGSTSLPNSLVAVLGFVVQALQGPLNSLGSQVLTPLLTSALGINLGVSTVSLQSLQCHGVQLVY; encoded by the coding sequence ATGCCATACGCCTTCCACGAACGGAAATCACGGTGTTGGGTACGCGACCACTCGGGCCGCGTGCAGCGCGGCGCCACGGCAGTCACCATGTTGCTGATGCTGCTGTTCCTCCTGAGCATGCTTGGCATGGTTGAGGTGGGCTATCTCTACTGGGCCAGACGTGACACACAGAGGGTGGCGGACCTGGCTGCGCTCGCGGGCGCGCAACAGCTTACTGCCTGCGCATCGAACAACATGGGCAACACCGCGGCGAGCGGTAACGCGCTGGTCGAGAACAAGTTCACCAGCAGCGGCACGCTAACGATCCAGTGCGGCACATGGGATCCGGTCGCCAATGCCAGCATCAGCGACCATTTCAGCACGACGGTATCGGGCTCCACGCCCAATGCGGTGAAAGTGGTGGCACAACGCCCGGTGCTGCCCATCTGGGGTTTTGCCGGCAACCTACCCAACGTCAGTGCCGAAGCAGTGGCATCCAGCCAGGAGCCCACCGCGGTATTCAGTATTGGCAGCACGCTGGCGACGGTGAGCGGGCAATCGCCACTGGGCCAGGCGTTGAGTGCTGTCGGGCTCACTATTCCCGAGGCGTCGCTGGTGGGCTACCAGGGGCTCGCCAATGCCACGATTACGCCGTCCGGCTTGCTCAATCAGCTTGGTGTGCAGATACCGGCCAATATCAGTGTCGGTGGGCTTAATCAGCTTCTCGCATCGTCGGTGCAGGCCCATGCCCTGATCGACGTGCTCAATGCCGTGGTCAATGCCGCAGGCCAACAACAACTGCTGAGCGCCAACGCGACGCTGGTCAACGCGGTTACTGCGGCTATTGGCAGTGCACCCGGACAGGTGACGCTGGGCTCCAACGGGCCGACATCGGGCTTGTTTGCGCAGATCACAGCGCCGGATTCGGCCGGTTTGCAATCCGCGCTCAATGCTCAAGTCAGCGCACTGCAACTGATCAGCACGGCGGTCGCCGTGGCGACGGGGCAGCACGCGTTGAGTGGCAACCTATCCACGCCGGCCGGCGCGATACCCGGGCTCAGCATCAGCACCGCGTTTGCGGTGATCGAGCCACCACAGATCGGCATTGGCGGTGTCGGTGCCACGGCGTCGACCGCGCAGGTGCGTGCCTTCGTCAACGTGCAGTTCAACTCCGCCAGTATCCCGCTGGTCGGGGCGCTGCTAAGTCCGCTGGTATCGATCAGCCTCAACCTGCCCATCGCTATCGACCTGGTCAACGCGCAGGCGACGGTCGCCAGCCTTTGCACATCAACGAACGGCAGCCCGCAGACGGCCACGTTCAACGTCACCTCGTCGATCCTGCAGATGTGTGTGGGCGGCATCACCCAGGCCAGCGCTTTCAGTACGGCGGGTAGTTGCGCGCAGATTCCCATCACCAACACCAATCCCTTGCTGACAGTGAAGGCTGCCGGCGCGGTGCTCGCCCAGGTGGGCAACCCATTCACGCTGACCGGCCTGTCGGCTAACGGCACCGGCACACTCACTGCCGGTACGTCCGCCAACATTCCTTCCAATGGCACGACGCTGAACATCGGCACGGCCGTCAGCAACCTGTTCACGGCGCTGACGACTGCACTGATCACCCAGTCGACGACGCCGTCCAGCTCGTCGGGGATCTCCCTGCCTTTAGCAACGGATCTGTGGAACAACAACGTCGCATCCCATACGGGACTCACCCCCAACCTCAACCAGCTTTCGGCGGCGCTGAACCAGCTTTCGAGCAGTACGACGGGCTTGCAGGGTTTCCTGCAGAACACCACCAGCAGCGTTGGCAACATCCTCGGCAGCACGCTGACCCTCAACATACCGGGCCTGCTCACCGGTACGGGTAACCTGCTGGGCGGCGTAGTCAACCTGCTGGGCGGTGTCCTCACCCAGACAGTTTGTGCGCTGGGCAACCAGCCGTCCTGCATCGCAGCCATCCAGACCGCCATGAATGGTGGATCGACCTCGCTCCCCAACAGCCTGGTGGCGGTGCTTGGCTTCGTTGTGCAGGCCCTGCAAGGGCCACTGAACAGCCTGGGCTCCCAGGTCCTCACCCCACTGCTGACCAGCGCGCTGGGTATCAACCTGGGCGTCAGCACGGTGTCTCTGCAGTCATTGCAGTGTCACGGTGTGCAGTTGGTCTACTAG
- a CDS encoding Flp pilus assembly protein TadD, with amino-acid sequence MIHRPSVYRWLFAASACVLLAACGKTLGGYPNHTPTASLVAPSTSARDDKTVYMDLIRQMQQQGAYYASLAHIDAYRQRYGDAPELRRRQADALRATGQLDAARTIYRGLLSGDQAAAAWHGLGLVDAQSNNPVGADEALLKATELEPVNAAYLSDLGYARLCAGQVTTAKDPLAMAAELDPTNAKVIANLALWAMLTGDTTRADAIMQRGQLPANSQDDVRRLAVQLASRQRQAAVPPARAAMPIAATTDIRSTSTKADVPASMLQRFTTDATAYEARP; translated from the coding sequence ATGATCCATCGCCCCTCCGTCTATCGCTGGCTGTTCGCCGCGTCGGCCTGCGTGTTGCTCGCCGCCTGCGGCAAGACGCTTGGCGGCTATCCCAATCACACACCAACGGCATCGCTGGTGGCGCCGAGCACCAGCGCACGCGATGACAAGACGGTGTACATGGACCTTATCCGTCAGATGCAGCAACAGGGCGCGTATTACGCCTCGCTCGCGCACATCGATGCCTATCGGCAGCGTTACGGCGATGCGCCCGAGCTGCGTCGCCGTCAGGCCGATGCGTTGCGGGCAACGGGACAGCTCGACGCAGCGCGCACCATCTACCGCGGCCTGCTCAGCGGCGACCAGGCCGCGGCGGCGTGGCATGGGCTGGGTCTGGTCGATGCGCAATCAAATAACCCAGTAGGCGCTGACGAAGCGCTGCTCAAGGCCACCGAACTGGAACCAGTGAATGCGGCCTACCTCAGCGATCTCGGCTACGCACGCCTGTGCGCCGGGCAAGTGACGACAGCGAAAGATCCACTGGCGATGGCAGCCGAGCTCGATCCAACCAATGCCAAGGTGATCGCCAATCTCGCCCTGTGGGCGATGCTGACCGGCGACACCACGCGCGCGGACGCGATCATGCAGCGCGGCCAGTTACCGGCCAACAGCCAGGATGACGTGCGGCGACTAGCGGTGCAGCTCGCCTCACGCCAGCGACAGGCCGCCGTGCCGCCTGCTCGCGCCGCGATGCCAATTGCCGCGACCACGGATATACGCAGCACATCCACCAAGGCGGACGTGCCCGCCAGCATGCTGCAACGTTTCACCACCGACGCCACCGCTTACGAGGCACGGCCATGA
- a CDS encoding alkaline phosphatase family protein, which produces MPASIKHVFVLMLENRSFDHMLGYLPGVDGVKTGMSNPDPSASPLPPVQASNGATDRPASDPGHEFENVWQQLYSTPPPDGFTGDSSAVPTMQGFVASGGPETMACFTQAGVPVLTQLAQLFTVFDNWHSSMPGPTWPNRFFVHAGSSGGLTNSPSALTSLAGVTLAEAAFSFENGSIYDRLDDKGLSWRVFHGDALPQVLAVKRHVMPFIDNSANFASISPDSSDDAFAAQLQSGQYDVAYTFIEPDYSILTNMYGGNSQHPKGNISSGEALIKYVYETIRNSPVWVESLLLITYDEHGGFFDHVIPPTCDAPGDADLNSGHASDPYPFDFRRYGVRVPAVLVSPWVDAGLNHDLFDHTSVLKTLEMLFQLNALTDRDAGAASLLPLLTRTDPRVSDMQAPTKLNAPALQAMAAASVPIDPDAAPDPALAGFTRIAASLDIGLTHSQAPQAAPLVLEQIRLPETSVKTTKQSLDYIQGVLDRLNQHRASIARH; this is translated from the coding sequence ATGCCTGCGTCCATCAAGCACGTCTTCGTACTCATGTTGGAAAATCGCTCGTTCGATCACATGCTCGGCTATCTGCCCGGCGTGGATGGCGTAAAGACGGGGATGAGCAATCCGGACCCTTCGGCTTCACCTCTGCCACCGGTGCAAGCCAGCAATGGAGCAACGGATCGGCCGGCGTCGGACCCAGGCCACGAATTCGAAAACGTCTGGCAGCAGCTCTATTCGACGCCGCCGCCGGACGGCTTTACCGGAGACTCCTCGGCGGTACCGACGATGCAGGGATTCGTGGCGAGCGGCGGCCCGGAGACGATGGCGTGTTTCACCCAAGCCGGCGTGCCTGTGCTCACGCAGCTTGCGCAGTTGTTTACCGTGTTCGACAACTGGCACTCATCCATGCCCGGTCCCACGTGGCCGAACCGGTTCTTTGTGCACGCGGGTTCGTCCGGCGGGCTGACGAACAGTCCGAGTGCACTGACGTCGCTTGCGGGGGTCACCCTTGCTGAGGCGGCCTTCAGTTTCGAAAATGGATCCATCTACGACCGCCTCGACGACAAAGGCCTGTCGTGGCGGGTCTTCCATGGCGACGCATTGCCTCAGGTGCTGGCGGTCAAACGTCATGTCATGCCGTTCATCGACAACAGTGCGAACTTTGCATCCATCAGTCCCGATAGTTCGGACGACGCTTTCGCCGCCCAACTCCAATCCGGTCAGTACGACGTCGCGTACACCTTCATCGAGCCCGACTACAGCATTCTGACCAACATGTACGGCGGCAACTCCCAGCATCCCAAGGGCAATATCTCCAGCGGAGAAGCGTTGATCAAGTACGTCTACGAGACCATCCGCAATTCGCCCGTGTGGGTAGAGTCACTGCTATTGATCACCTACGACGAACATGGCGGATTCTTCGACCACGTCATTCCGCCAACATGTGACGCCCCGGGTGATGCGGACTTGAATTCGGGGCACGCCTCCGATCCGTATCCCTTCGACTTCCGCCGCTATGGTGTTCGCGTGCCGGCCGTGCTGGTGTCGCCGTGGGTCGATGCAGGTTTGAACCATGATCTTTTTGATCACACCTCCGTGCTGAAAACATTGGAGATGCTCTTCCAGCTCAATGCGCTGACTGATCGCGATGCCGGGGCAGCTTCTCTCCTGCCATTGCTCACGCGTACGGACCCCAGGGTGAGCGACATGCAGGCACCGACGAAACTCAACGCCCCAGCTCTTCAGGCCATGGCGGCAGCATCCGTTCCTATTGATCCTGACGCTGCACCCGATCCGGCGCTGGCGGGCTTCACCCGTATTGCTGCGAGCCTCGACATCGGCCTGACACACAGTCAGGCGCCGCAAGCCGCGCCACTCGTGCTGGAGCAGATTCGTCTGCCGGAAACCTCGGTAAAGACCACTAAGCAGAGTCTGGACTACATCCAGGGCGTGCTGGATCGCCTGAATCAGCATCGCGCGTCTATTGCCCGCCACTGA
- a CDS encoding type II secretion system F family protein: MIQSLALAAITLLLLAGAIELWWGSALRLQQRKSLESIEQRLVTHQPAERRMQPPPLPGQRKRALLQSADGLLMRADLPPNRAIYAVIACFGLVLALLAWWRISSVLAMPLVLGLYSALVWLWLRRRIEKQQQKLLAQLPDFLDGMIRMTSVGNSLPMAFQTTTKSVAMPLRSLLDRTLSSMHAGADLDQALALATRPYHLEELSLLHAVLGIGMRVGGRSDHILQRMGDFMRDHAHARAELKAITSETRMSAWVLALLPVAVATFMTLVDPVFFKPMFYEPLGHKFLLVALVLELTGGLLLYRLAKSL; encoded by the coding sequence ATGATCCAGTCGCTTGCCCTTGCCGCCATCACGCTCTTGCTGCTCGCTGGCGCGATCGAGCTGTGGTGGGGTAGCGCGCTACGGCTGCAACAGCGCAAGAGTCTGGAGAGCATCGAGCAGCGCTTGGTGACACACCAACCCGCCGAGCGGCGAATGCAGCCGCCGCCCCTACCCGGTCAGCGCAAGCGGGCGCTACTTCAGAGCGCGGATGGCTTGCTGATGCGCGCCGATCTTCCGCCCAACCGCGCAATTTATGCCGTCATCGCGTGTTTCGGGCTCGTGCTTGCGCTACTCGCATGGTGGCGTATCAGCAGCGTGCTCGCCATGCCGCTGGTACTTGGCTTGTATAGCGCGCTGGTATGGCTTTGGCTACGCCGACGCATCGAGAAGCAACAACAGAAGCTGCTTGCCCAGTTGCCGGATTTTCTCGACGGCATGATCCGCATGACCAGCGTGGGCAACAGCCTGCCAATGGCATTCCAGACCACAACCAAGTCGGTGGCGATGCCCTTGCGAAGCCTGCTGGATCGCACCTTGTCATCCATGCACGCGGGTGCGGATCTCGACCAGGCGCTAGCGCTGGCGACCCGGCCCTACCATCTGGAAGAGCTTTCCCTGCTCCACGCCGTGCTTGGCATTGGCATGCGCGTGGGTGGCCGCTCGGATCACATCCTGCAGCGCATGGGCGATTTCATGCGCGATCACGCGCATGCGCGCGCCGAGTTGAAGGCCATCACATCGGAAACGCGCATGTCTGCCTGGGTGCTGGCGCTGCTGCCGGTAGCGGTGGCGACTTTCATGACGCTGGTCGATCCGGTTTTCTTCAAGCCCATGTTCTATGAACCACTGGGGCACAAGTTCCTGCTCGTGGCGCTCGTGTTGGAGCTGACCGGCGGTCTGTTGCTCTATCGCCTTGCCAAATCGCTGTAG